TTTTCCATTCATGCAGTTGATCGTAAAATCCTATATACGCAGGTGGAATATACCTTTTCACTTCCAATATATCTCGTATTTTTTTGACATTGATGGGCACCCATTTTTCAGGATATGCTAACTCACTGGAAGGTACACGATCCTTAGTGAAGATGTAAAGGAGATGAAATCTCGCTGTGACAGCACCATCAATGAACTGCTCTCTTTTCATTTTTCCAGTATAACGTGCATCATACTCAAAAATCATCCATTTagaaggagaaaaagaaattttatgGTACTTAGGAAATTTTACCATGCTTGATTCAGAGAGGCAAGACTTTATTAGACAAGCTACCAAGTTTTAAATTCTAATATAGCAACATTGTTCACAGTTTCCACTGGGAATTTACTTGATTCCTTTTTCATCATTATGGCATACTCTTCCAGCATATAGGTCCTGTCATGACGGCTCACCAACTTCTTTATAGTCCCATCTGCATATTTTGGGAGAAAACTATGCTCGTGTATAGAGAAGTAATGTTTCATCTTCTTAAATCTCCCAGTTGGTTTGCATCTTAGATAAAAGTGAATCAGTGTGTTATTCTTATTCTGACAGGGACACCCGATGGAGAACAGATGAAGCTCATTCAGTTATTCTGGGATATGTGTCTGAATATAATGGTATAGGAATGAGCAAACTTATTTTCCACCTTTCATGGCTTCGCCTTCATGCTACCGGTAAAAGTGTGAGTGCTTACTTATCGTATTAAGTGTGTCAAGAACACTGACCTATAGCTTTTTCAAATAACACATATCCCGAATAGtaatatttggcaacggaaaattttGTTTGTAGTCAAACTTCAAATTACAGACTTGATTTTCCTTTTCGCTTCTTTCAGAAACTTCATTAATTTTACTGTAAAACTTTTTTGGACCTCCTGCGGTGAATCACTAACCGGAATATTACAGTTTGTCAAACTTAATAAGAAAATATACACGTGAAGGCAGCATCAGGCCACCAATGTCTTTTGGCTTCAACTAAAAACATTTCCATATAATTATTGCAAATATGGCAGGCGTCAATGACTCATGACCTTTCTAGGTGGCGTGAAGATTTGGGCTGTGATAGTGACTTCGTTTGGTGGTTGACTACTGCCCTTCTTAATGTGGCTACCCTTCATCACATAGTTCAAATATATAACTCATTTTAGTAAAAAAGTTGACTCATGACCTTTCGGCAATGACCATCTCAAGTAGAGTTCAGCGTCCCGTCAGTCACGAGGTCTTTAGAGAAGGACCATGCGACTGTATGGTCAAAAACAGGGAAATATCACAGCTGTCCTCAACGTTACCCAATACATTGCCTTATAGTACTGTTGTCGCGATATAACGTGGCACAGTATATCTGAGAAAAACAGCAGCACTACATTTAAAGTGTTCTTTATTCACCTACACATCGTATAAGCGCTAAGGGTAGCGAATAATTAAAGCGTTATATTAAGGCACAATGTACCGTACTATTATTGCCAGGGGCGAATACCTACACGCTGTAAATCAGACGTAAGTGGGAACTTTATTTTAAGCAATGTAATCTTCCATTTTTCATCTAAAATAATGCTGCGCGCGTGTGAATGCATTAGCATCTGAATAAGGCCTAGCACTTATTTTGCAAAGTTCCCCGACCGCTTAAGCGTATCTGATGCCAAATGCACATGCAAAAGCGGAATACCAAATTCGAAACTGCGTGCGGAAGAAGATTCGCGTTTCTTGTATTGAAAACTGAGATATGTTGCCTCGGTTAACAACAGTCAGATTTTTCAACTTTCATCTCCCGCGGCCGAAGGTTTGTGTTTACCAACCATCCGTGAGATGTGCATTGCTTACTTCCGAATCTGTCACAAGGTCCCTATACAAAGGTATAAAATTATGAAGTGGTATTAACTAGTGAAATCGTAGAGGGTAATGCGAATATAAGAATTTGGTTTATGGGGGGGTACAGGGAAAGAGGAGATAATCTGTGAAGGGAATCGCACACAGAGGAAAATTggggtttaacgccccgtcgacaacgaagtcattagaggcaGAACACATGTTCACATTGAGGATCTATGGCGTAAGAAACAGGTTCTATTCTTTTCGAAGGGTGTATCACATTTGCCTTGAGCTTTTTACTGAAAGCACGGGAAGAATAAACTGGATGTCTGGATAGAGATATGAAGTGTTGTCTTAACGAATGCGAGTATACATACTGACCTAGTATTGCCCCACCCCACTGTGTGCGCCTGAGTACTATCTCAATATTTGGGTCCATTGTCGAATGGCCTGCCGGCAGACACCGAAAGAACTTAGATACAGCGAAAACATGAACAGGTCGGTATAGTCTAACAAAAGTGTAATGGAGATTGTTAGGGGATTAAATAGCAATCACTGTAAGAAACTGTGTGATTTCAGAGCTGGTATTGGTACAAAATACCTTTGCTAATGCACTTTATAGTAGCTTGTTATGTGTGCTTATACGCGATGAACCACAATCTCAACGAGAAATTTCGAGAGGTGCTTTGAAGAAGCAATTAAGAATAAGAGCCCACATCCTCTCAATATTAAACAGTGGGGGTCCCTATGTATTCGACACTCTGTAACGTCGATAGGTAAGTAAAAAACACGATTTCACCAGTCACTAAACTTTAATATTATGACAAGTGTCGCAGGGTTTATTCCACCATCAGCTGGCATTGCTCCCGGGAAACGAACGCTGTCGAAAAACGTTTTAGGTTCAGTTTGATTGCTAAATCCTTTCGGTGGTTCAATAAGAAGAAATGATTTGGAATGTATGTTCCACGCCAGCCTCCGAAAGCATCGTAAATTAAAAAATTGATATTTAGTAGTGTGGTTGCGGCTCGACGGATCCAGCAAATGCATTCTACAGTCGAAGCGGCAAATTGAAAAATGTCCGGAAATTTCGTGGTAATTGATTTTTCCAGAACAAGTGAACATGAGCTAAATTGGAACTGCCACCTGATGATGAAGAAAAGCATCGGCAAcgagaagtaaataaaaaatctaagTTTAGTTACTGATTACGTTGcgctttttacttttattttaagcaCAGCACTGCACTGGGGCCAACCTCCCTCTATTAACTGATTTATCAGATAGCCAAAACGTAGAGCCGACaactaaaaaaaatggaaaaaattctgcGAATTGTTTTGCGAAATGATTTgtttaaaagtaataaataaattagattagAGAATCGCTTGacgcacctcatttgctgtacatagtTTAGAGCATCATTCATAGGCCCGCCAAATGTCActgtaatctgttttatttcttacttttagacaaaccaTCTCACAAAACATTAGACCGATATTTTCAAATTTTGCTCAGAAAACATATATTATTGACACCTCATTTCTCCTGAATTTTGCACTTCATTCGAcagagccaggtggcgcagtggttagctcactggactcgtattcggaaggacgacggttcaaacccgcgtccggccattctggtttaggtttcccttgatttccataaatcacttcaggcaaatgacgggatggttcctttgaaagaactcgctcgacttccttccccatccttccctaatccgatgggaccgatgccttcgctgtttggtcccctcccccgaatcaaccaaccaaccacttaatTCGAAGGAACCCATTTGGACAGTTAAATATCATACCAATGAAACTTTTTGTAGCTAGGCTTTgaaatgattaatttttttctcaaatcaCTAATCAGGATTCTCTTAATTACCCGGATTGTTTTCAAGCAACTAAACATTTTCTTTGCAAAACGAGATCGCGTACTGGTCAGTCTGATACCGCATTTGTCCAGCTCCCGCTCTCCGTTTCGCTATTAAaactaaaacaattaatataggtTAAttattacaaagaagaaaacagcaaccagccactattaatactgctatttatttaggtaaatagcgccgttaccggtttcgaactgtcaagttcatcatcagacggctgttcacatgattttcaagatacgctTTACAtcatcgtccgttttcgatttttattattccgaagtattcgccacagtggaataataaaaatctttgtaagaattaacctacattaattgtgcacagccacggtctcaccatatcagttttagacaaaataaaattaaaacaaaagggtATTGCGTTGTTTATACGGTGTCTTGTTTTCGCTCCCGCTCAAACATTTGACCGAGCAGCTCGACTCACCGTGAAGCGATCCATCAGCGGTCCCTCGAGACCCTCCACGACCGGTGGCCGGTGCTGGTCCGTCCAGATGGGCAGGTAGCGGAGCATCGTGCTGAGCACGTCGCGAAGAgggtgcgggggcggcgggggcggcggcggctggtCGCCCACGACGAGCACGCTCTCCTGCTGCAGCAGGCGGATGGTGTAGGGCCCCCCAGTGGGCGGCAGCGCCAGGGCGGCGGCCCACAGGGCGGCGGCGGCTGCGAAGAGGCTGCAGGCTCGCGCTGCTGGCATCTCGGCGGCTGGACTGTCCCCTCCTCCGCTGCAGCCACGCTTAAGTACAGCGCCTCGCTCGTTGCGTCACCCGCCCGGGTCCGGCCAAGACAAACACTGCCGTCAACTCTCGCTTGTTTTTTCCCTATAAGCGAGCGTCCCAGTTTCCGGTGCAGTCTCTTCCGGCCCAAGGACCGGTGCAGAAGCAGAATTCTACAGAACAGAAACTGTGTTGGGATCTGCATAAAATCTTGTCACAACTGACCAACTTATTGCTACCACCGATACAGAAAAACCTGAACTCCTACATAGTTCTGAATGTTGATTGTGAACTGTCACAATGTGGTTTTggtttattttattgtaaaaacacCGTTACCAGATTCTGTTTTATACGTTCATTGTCGGATGGCTGGCAGTCTCACGTATGACTGGAGAATGAAAAAACAATGTACAgaggtggaaatatttattgcataacCATGAATTACTTCGTCTTTTTGTCTTCTGCAGTATTCTGCAGTCCCATTGTTGCTAAACTTTGTTGACATATTCTTGCCTTAATAATCTGACTTCTTCACGCATGTTTTCCAACAATACAGAACTCTTTGTTGTTGTCGTTTGGTTTTAGAATGAAGACAGTTTTTATACTGCCCTTTTTAGTTGAGATTTTACAGTGAGAAAATGGGCAGGTAAGTTGAATTAACACCAGAAAAGAAAGCTGCTATACTTGCTTATTCGTATGTTGGTCTCAGCACCAGAGGGATAGCCTCTAACACAGAATTTAATCAGTCTAAGGTTTCGAAGCTACTGGAAAAATACAGGGGAAAAGGAATTGTTGATCGTGAGAAAGGAAGAGATCGGAAAAAGGGCGTCTACTGCCAAACAGGTCAGGGTATTGAAAAGGCTTTCGCTCAACGATCGTCGCCTGTCATCGACTGAACTAAAGCGAGACTGGGAAGAAATTTGCGACATCTCAGTAACCAGTAGAACTGTAAGAAATAGACTACTGGAGCCTGGACTCTCAGCCCGTCGTCGTGGAAGGAAGTCTTTATTGACCAAGGTAATGCGACAACAGCGACTACAATGGGCAAAGGCACATGCGACATGGACACCAGAGATGTGAAACAAAGTAATCTTTtcagacgattccaaatttaatcTGCATGGCTCAGATGGAAAAGTGTTCGCACGTCGAAGGAAAGGAGAAGAATTTTTGCCATCATGCATAATACATACAGTCAAACACCCACAAGGACAGATGGTCGTGGAGTGCATTTCCAATCACGGAGTAggtcgtctggacttcatcaatggtACTGTCAACGCAGATGCCTACATAAGCATTCTTGAAAGGAAGCTTATGCCAACCATTGGAGACCAGTTTGGACATgtttccaattgcatttttcaggATGACTCCGCTCCTTGCCATAGAGCTTTGAAGGTGAGTCCTATGAGTAATATTTGTACCAAACACGAAGCAGATTACTTTCTTGCTTAAttatcacgtacttatacatttcagGTAAAATGTTTCCTTCGACAAAATGGGGTACGAGTTTTAGAGTGGCCTGGAAACAGCCCTGATCTCAATCTTATTGCGAACTGTTGGAAGGTTATTGGAAATGCTATCACCAAAAAGAAGCCACAGAGTAAACGGGAGCTGTTGGAGACCCTTATGCGTGTGTGATTTCGGGAACTGAGTGAGGAGCACATTAAAAAGTTAATTCTTTCAATGCCTTCACGATGCCAAGCGGTGATTAAGGCGCGTGGTGGAGCAACAAAGTATTAAATGTAACAGTGTGTTCATATGAGGCAATACAAACACTAAAATCAATCAGTGCTATGTCacaacattaatatgcagtgtttccttcaacattagtattcatatttcagaataacaaacagaatagctgacatatccacttattcttatttttcaagaaacaaaaattaagaataaaacaaattgacaaaaattattgtgtatattcATTTTTGATGGAAATCAAGAGAAATCAGGCAAATTTAGCTCAGTTATTGAATGAttgtaacaaaaattgttaattgtaagaggtgatgcaataaatatttacACCAATGTATCTCTTTTTATACATGATTATTTGTATCCAACAAATTGACTAGGTACTCTGATACTACAGATTTATGTTTGAACAGCATAAATCTGTAGTGTGAGATTATCTTCTCAGTCCATGAGACGAATTAGAcaacaaataatttattaagaacgttaTAGGTGCAATAAcaggaaactgactggttctaagCACCAGTAAGAACGTTTGTGCTCCAGGTGCCATTAGTAAAGAGGGATAATACAAGAACAGAAATACATCAGTTTTATTTTAACTATtataattgtattttatttcacgTTTTTTCACGAAAGAATGACAAAATTAAATTCATGAAAAAAATTTCTCGGTATTGACTTCAATTTCTTAGACTACTTCATTCTTGGCATCGGCTATTGCACAGTTTACTGTAAAATTTCCTGCGATGTTGCGGAATAAATGGTAACATCGTCAACAGGTCTTCCTGTTTTGCAACTAATAAACATGGCTGATCTTTGAGTTGAAATACTTCGTGGAGTACATCTGTCGTGATCTACAACTGCCATGGTCTTTCCTCTTCTAAATACActgacatttttacattttttttgtttcagaataACAATTTATAATACCTTTTTGAGATAATACACTTTGATCATACTGCATTTTGAGAACTTAAAGCCTATATTGACAACATTGTTCCAGCAACATAAATGAAATCAAAGAATTCAACTGTATGCACTGGAATTACAGGGAATGGATTCATAGCTTTAACTGATGGAATTCCTGAGTGAAGCACTGTTTGGCACAACGACCATGCACCATAATCTGACAGTTGGAACAAGTCTAGGGAACTGCAACAGTACCAAGAACACAATAGAACTGAAAACGAGAGTTTGAAAAACATggcactttcaatgttttccacctTCGTTCCAACGCATAACACTCATGTTCGTCTTCAAGGAAAAAAACGTTCCAGCAGTGCACCTCACGCAAATTTCATTCTACCACGAACTTGTAGCGTGACCGTCAACTCACAGTTTTGAGACTGTGAACTGTTGTTTTTCCTAGGGTAACTCACCTGCAAACCAACGTCCCATGTGTTTTGTTAAAAGCATGGAAGGTGACTGATGATGAATGTGAATGTGTGAATTCAAAACTTGTAACGGCGCATTTTCAGTCAAGTACATCATAACCAAATTGTGTTTGGTTGATACTGTACACTATGAACATCCTGTATCACATAACATTTATAGGTCTCAAATAATGTCATTGACAACACGGAATATACCTACGTGGTATTTTTGGACTCCGAGAAACTTTCCATAGTGGTCGTCTCTGCTACCGCCAGCTGGTGCTGAGGCTCTCCACCGTAAAGTAACCGCTGGAACTCCAGTTCTAGAAAAATATTCTTCATCAATTATTGGTAGGTACTAGTTGTGGAGGCTGCATTTTAGTTTATGATCGCCAAACTGCTCCTTAACCCATTAACACCGTGTCTTAGATCATCGCTCTTGACAGTGACCAGTCGCACTGTTCAACTTCAGTATATGGTTTAAATCACCTGTTTGGTTCGCGTGAACGATACTGCGCTCAGTAAGTCACTCTGTGCAAGAGACTAGTCAAACAGGAAAACTAGTTTCCCTTTAATATAGCTACTGTACTCACATCAGGAATTACAGCTTATAGAGTCATTGTGGACATATTGTAACTTTCACTATTACATTGCGTCCTTCCATCGAGAGCTTTCGTATCACCTCATGAACTGTTTGTTAGGCTATTGTTTTATATTTACATATTGTTTCGGCTTTACCTAATGGATTCCAATGTAAACTAGAAGATTAAGTAGCAATTTGATGGTAAGCTGGGTTCGTACTAGTCTTCTCAAAAATATAACGTAATTGTACTCTTTGGCAGTTGCAACCATATGATAGTATCACCTGTTATCAGTGTGCTGTGTGCTAATTATGTGCTGTAAATGTAACTTCACAATTTCTTTTTAACTGACCGCCAGTGTAATAAGGTGCTGTCGGTGTGATATGTACCATAAACGCTAAAATACATAAAATAGCACTCTGTGCACAGGTAGCAACATTATGTTCAGCAGGCCCTTTAGTGACATTCAAGAGTAGTACTTTACGTCCGGGTGCCGTTTCACCTTCTCCCTTCATCTTCAACAGAAACAGAACAACgcattacagtgaggtgacaaaagtcgacgTGTAGCGATATACGCATATCTATCACGTACATAAGCTATAAAAGAACAGTGCGTTGACGGAGCTGTtacttgtactcgggtgattcacttCAAaaagcttccgacgtgattatgagcgcgcgacggaaattaacagactttcaatgcgAAATTTCAGTTGGAACTAGagacatgtgacattccatttcggaaattgttagggaattcagtattccgaaatccacagtgtcaagagtgtgccgagaataccaaatttcaggcattaactctcacattGGAGAACTCAGTGGGcgacggccgtcacttaacgaccgagagcagcggcgtttacgtagagttgtcagtgctaacagacgaggaatattgcgtgaaataaccgaagataccaatgtgggacgtacaacgaaagtatccgttaggagagaGACGCGAAATCCGGTATTAATGAGCTGTGACAACAGACAaccgacgggagtgcctttgctagcagcatggCAACGCTGGCGGCGCCTTTTCTGGACTCGTGACCACATCGCTTGgatcccaaacgactggaaaatcgtggtatggtcagatgagtgcccatttcagttggtaagggctaatGGTTGGGTTCGAGTGCAACCCAGACGCCACGAAGCTACGGACccgaattgtcaacaaggcactgtgcaaacctgtggtggctccataatggtgtaggttgtgtttacgtggaatgggcaGGGtactctcgtccaactgaaccggtcattgactggaattggttatgttcggctacctggagggtATTTGCCCAATTGATCGACTTTtcttcccaaataacgatggaatttttgtggatggcaatgaGGTATGCTTTGTGTGACTTAGGTTTATTCACAACCAGTGGAAGATGTGACGCAATAGCTCAAATATATTTTCAACTGGTTATTAAAGTAATATTAAGTGACGAGAAAAACGGTAGACACTGTTGAAAAGTAGTGGCTACCGGTCGACAGTTATGTTGATGCACGACGAAAGTGCAAGTGCAATAATGTCAGAATGACGGGCATAATCCATCTTTATATCCGCTTGTTAATGTGCTAAGAACTCGAGGGCCTAAGGCCAGTGAATGCCGTGGCAACTTTGCGATAATTGATGTGATCATTTACTTACGTAGCCGgttacagcgttatacttgtgttGCAACATTAGCGGGACTAGTTCGTGTGTCTGACTGTACCTAGAAATGACGGTGGTGCCACTGTGACTAGACCATATATCGCTTTGTTGgggaacacacacacgcacgcacacacaaatcAATCACCTACATTTTAAAAATTAGGAGGACGAGCAAACCATCAGGGTATGAAGCCAGGAACATCGTATGTGTATAACGTTAACTCGTTGTACACTTACTATAATCGACGGATGACTCGTCCGTAAAGTGTTTAAAAGTCCTGAAGGGAATGGGAATGAAGTACGGACAGTAAAACGAACTCAGGTGGCATTTTTGGCTGGCAGAACCATAGTAGCACGTTTATGTTCCTTGTTGGAGATGTTTCCTTTCTTGATtaatagttacaccaaaacttctgGTTAGTAGGTTCCACGgtcagtttatttttcaaacgtatAGAAAAATTTATAAACGATAGAAGTTTTCGAAtaacactccgtgtgcataccggggggagtcattccagatgtggaaagggtccttccggatgccatgaagggtacagggtgcacccatctgcaggtggtcgctcatgtcggcaccaatgatgtgtgtcgctatggatcggaggaaatcctctctggcttccggtggctaactgatttggtgaagactgccagtctcgctagcgggatgaaagcagagctcaccatctgcagcatcgtcgacaggactgactgcggacctttggtacagagccgagtggagggtctgaatcagaggctgagacggttctgtgaccatgtgggctgcagattcctccacttgcgccatagggtggtggggtttcgggttccgctggataggtcaggagtccactacacgcaacaagcggctacacgggtagcaggggttgtgtggcgtgggctgggcggttttttaggttagatggccttgggcaagtacagaaagggcaacagcctcaacgggtgcggggcaaagtcaggacatgcggggaccaagcagcaatcggtattgtaattgtcaactgtcgaagctgcgttggtaaagtaccggaacttcaagcgctgatagaaagcaccgaagctgaaatcgttataggtacagaaagctggctgaagccagagataaattctgccgaaatttttacaaaggtacagacggtgttttagaaaggaaagattgcatgcaaccggtggtggagtgttcgtcgctgttagtagtagtttattctgtagtgaagtagaagtggatagttcctgtgaattattatgggtggaggttacactcaacaaccgagctaggttaataattggctccttttaccgacctcccgactcagcagcattagtcgcagaacaactgagagaaaatttggaatacatttcacataaattttctcagcatgttatagtcttaggtggagatttcaatttaccagatatagactgggacactcagatgtttaggacgggtggtagggacagagcatcgagtgacattacactgagtgcactatccgaaaattacctcgagcaattaaacagagaaccgactcgtggagataacatcttggacctactgataacaaacagacccgaactcttcgactctgtatgtgcagaacagagaatcagtgatcataaggccgttgcagcatccctgaatatggaagttaataggaatataaaaaaagggaggaaggtttatctgtttagcaagagtaatagaaggcagatttcagactacctaacagatcaaaacgaaaatttctgttccgacactgacaatgttgagtgtttatgaaaaaagttcaaggcaatcgtaaaatgcgttttagacaggtacgtgccgagtaaaactgtgagggacgggaaaaacccaccgtggtacaacaacaaagttaggaaactactgcgaaagcaaagagagcttcactcaaagtttaaacgcagccaaaacctctcagacaaacagaagctaaacgaaagTGCAGTCCCGTAAATTggcggaaatatacactcctggaaattgaaataagaacaccgtgaattcattgtcccaggaaggggaaactttattgacacattcctggggtcagatacatcacatgatcacactgacagaaccacaggcacatagacacaggcaacagagcatgcacaatgtcggcactagtacagtgtatatccacctttcgcagcaatgcaggctgctattctcccatggagacgatcgtagagatgctggatgtagtcctgtggaacggcttgccatgccatttccacctggcgccttagttggaccagcgttcgtgctggacgtgcagaccgcgtgagacgacgcttcatccagtcccaaacatgctcaatgggggacagatccggagatcttgctggccagggtagttgacttacaccttctagagcacgtttggtggcacgggatacatgcggacgtgcattgtcctgttggaacagcaagttcccttgccggtctaggaatggtagaacgatgggttcgatgacggtttggatgtaccgtgcactattcagtgtcccctcgacgatcaccagtggtgtacggcccacaccatgatgccgggtgttggccctgtgtgcctcggtcgtatgcagtcctgattgtggcgctcacctgcacggcgccaaacacgcatacgaccatcattggcaccaaggcagaagcgactctcatcgctgaagacgacacgtctccattcgtccctccattcacgcctgtcgcgacaccactggaggcgggctgcacgatgttggggggtgagcggaagacggcctaacggtgtgcgggaccgtagcccagcttcatggagacggttgcgaatggtcctcgccgatactccaggagcaacagtgtccctaatttgctgggaagtggcggtgcggtcccctacggcactgcgtagtatcctacggtcttggcgtgcatccgtgcgtcgctgcggtccggtcccaggtcgacgggcacgtgcaccttccgccgaccactggcgacaacatcgatgtactgtggagacctcacgccccacgtgttgagcaattcggcggtacgtccacccggcctcccgcatgcccactatacgccctcgctcaaagtccgtcaactgcacatacggttcacgtccacgctgtcgcggcatgctaccagtgttaaagactgcgatggagctccgtatgccacggcaaactggctgacactgacggcggcggtgcacaaatgctgcgcagctagcgccattcgacggccaacaccgcggttcctggtgtgtccgctgtgccgtgcgtgtgatcattgcttgtacagccctctcgcagtgtccggagcaagtatggtgggtctgacacaccggtgtcaatgtgttcttttttccatttccaggagtgtattttatccgtTATATTCGTCAAATTATACCAAAGAAGAAAATATACCAGGCTGAGTCAAAGAATTTCGGGTAAAAGTATTTATAGGGAGATGTTTTGCATTGATTTTACTGCTAATAATCTGTTTACTTCCCGATAATCATTGTGGAAAACACTTTTTATTACATTTGCTTGAAAAATTCGGCTTCTTCCCCGAAGGTGGAAGTGTCAACGAAATGAAACAATTCTCAGCTTCTATTTTATAAAATTACTCCTCATTTTGTTACCTATCCATTTAACTATAACACACCGTAAGTAAAAGTAAATTGATATAATGCAAACATTACAGCCGTAACAGGGCTATGATTAATGTTACTTTGGACTACGAGTAACTCGTCGTACCAAGACGGTCAATTGCATGCACCCATTGTTCGTTTC
This Schistocerca nitens isolate TAMUIC-IGC-003100 chromosome 1, iqSchNite1.1, whole genome shotgun sequence DNA region includes the following protein-coding sequences:
- the LOC126237478 gene encoding uncharacterized protein LOC126237478; amino-acid sequence: MPAARACSLFAAAAALWAAALALPPTGGPYTIRLLQQESVLVVGDQPPPPPPPPHPLRDVLSTMLRYLPIWTDQHRPPVVEGLEGPLMDRFTTTTAATTTSNSTRKGILSFINAPDRPCPGNQRRDVTGQCREPW